A window of Citrus sinensis cultivar Valencia sweet orange chromosome 7, DVS_A1.0, whole genome shotgun sequence contains these coding sequences:
- the LOC102610760 gene encoding uncharacterized protein LOC102610760 isoform X1, whose product MGTVISKAASGIGSVLGTAFVAPFKSIFNGSCEDVCPGPWDIICFIEHLCVTNLVKLLMILGLCYIILLFCYLLFKVGICQCIVRSLCKMCWAACETYWYALEDITCFLWHKLLNTKRRNKRRRIRDAEWGYSSSSDGNDFSGYHRHLSSRRKRYTERNDWYGHDSHCGSRHHHVKLKTRQASFHLRGGSRRLRNSRRLHSMKVRNPRRISKRQRLK is encoded by the exons ATGGGGACTGTGATTAGTAAAGCTGCTAGTGGTATAGGCAGTGTTCTTGGCACTGCTTTCGTGGCTCCATTTAAGAGCATCTTCAATGGATCTTGTGA GGATGTTTGTCCAGGACCATGGGACATAATTTGTTTCATCGAGCACTTATGTGTCACCAATCTGGTGAAACTGCTAATGATTTTGGGGCTGTGCTACATAA ttTTGTTGTTCTGCTACCTATTGTTCAAAGTGGGGATCTGCCAATGCATTGTAAGAAGCCTTTGTAAGATGTGCTGGGCTGCTTGTGAAACATACTGGTATGCTTTGGAAGACATCACATGTTTCTTGTGGCACAAGCTATTGAACACCAAACGTAGAAACAAGCGCCGACGCATTAGAGATGCTGAATGGGGGTATAGCTCAAGCAGTGATGGAAATGATTTTTCAGGTTATCATCGCCATTTAAGTTCGAGAAGAAAACGATACACGGAGAGAAACGACTGGTATGGGCATGACAGTCATTGCGGCAGTCGGCACCATCACGTAAAGCTCAAGACAAGACAAGCGTCATTTCATTTAAGAGGAGGGTCAAGAAGACTAAGGAATTCAAGGCGGCTCCATTCAATGAAAGTGAGAAATCCTCGAAGAATTTCGAAAAGGCAGCGGCTAAAATGA
- the LOC127903698 gene encoding vacuolar-processing enzyme-like isoform X1 — MNHFILIASLLLLFLLNNFIVEARQIARSTTTGTRWVVLVAGSNYYENYRHQADVCHAYQILKNGGLKDENIIVFMYDDIAFNVQNPRPGIIINKPYGPDVYNGVPKDYTGENCTANNFLAVILGNRTALTGGSGKVVNSGPNDYIFIYYADHGSAGMVAMPTGDDLYAKDLIEVLKKKHEAKSYKSMVFYLEACESGSMFDGLLTEDMNIYAVTASTPAESSYAMYCPGHYPSPEDDFETCLGDLFSISWIEDSEKHDLQKETLQQQHGVVRRRTLVDYLDFSSHVMQYGNKELSKEPIFTYIGTNPDNDNFTMKAEEFSSNPSAEIAHSSRLTRGAVSQRDAQLHYLWHRFNRSADGSSEKIEAQKQLQNEILSRQQVDQNIHQIIALVFGEENVSKMIESIRPAGQPLVDDWDCLKMLVRIYGEICGSLSVYGKKYTRAMANMCNAGINEKQMTLASNQACLK, encoded by the exons atgaatcatttcattctcattgcttcacttcttctccttttcttgttaaataattttattgttgaagCTCGACAAATTGCAAGAAGCACAACTACTGGAACCAGATGGGTAGTTCTAGTTGCTGGATccaattattatgaaaattatcgGCACCag GCCGATGTGTGTCACGCGTATCAAATTCTGAAAAATGGAGGATTAAAAGATGAAAACATAATTGTTTTCATGTATGATGATATCGCATTTAACGTTCAAAATCCAAGGCCTGGTATCATCATCAACAAGCCGTACGGCCCTGATGTTTATAATGGAGTCCCCaag GATTACACTGGTGAAAATTGTACTGCCAACAATTTTCTGGCGGTGATTCTCGGCAACAGAACTGCACTCACCGGGGGCAGTGGCAAGGTTGTAAATAGTGGTCCGAATgactatatttttatttattatgcagACCATGGAAGCGCTGGTATGGTCG CAATGCCTACTGGAGATGACCTCTACGCTAAAGATTTGATAGAGgtgttaaaaaagaaacacgAGGCTAAATCTTATAAAAGCATG GTATTTTACCTTGAGGCTTGTGAATCCGGAAGCATGTTTGATGGGCTTCTCACGGAAGACATGAACATATATGCAGTCACGGCTTCAACTCCCGCAGAGAGCAGCTACGCGATGTATTGTCCCGGGCATTATCCGAGTCCCGAGGATGATTTTGAAACTTGTTTGGGTGATCTCTTCAGTATTTCTTGGATTGAAGATAG TGAAAAACATGATTTACAGAAGGAAACACTACAGCAACAACATGGAGtg GTTCGGAGGAGGACATTGGTAGATTATTTAGACTTTAGCTCTCATGTAATGCAGTACGGAAACAAAGAGCTGAGCAAAGAGCCAATTTTTACGTATATTGGCACGAATCCTGATAACGACAACTTCACGATGAAGGCTGAAGAATTTTCTTCTAACCCATCAGCTGAAATTGCTCATTCGAGTCGTTTGACGAGGGGAGCTGTTAGTCAACGCGATGCTCAACTTCATTATCTTTGGCACAGG TTCAATAGATCGGCTGATGGGTCTAGTGAGAAGATCGAAGCTCAGAAGCAATTACAGAATGAGATTTTAAGCAGGCAGCAAGTGGATCAAAATATTCATCAAATCATAGCACTAGTTTTTGGGGAAGAAAATGTGTCGAAAATGATTGAGTCCATTCGACCAGCAGGCCAGCCTCTTGTAGACGACTGGGATTGCTTGAAAATGCTT gtgAGAATTTATGGGGAAATTTGTGGATCATTATCAGTATATGGAAAGAAGTACACAAGAGCAATGGCCAACATGTGCAATGCTGGAATCAATGAGAAGCAGATGACTTTGGCATCCAATCAAGcttgtttgaaataa
- the LOC127903698 gene encoding vacuolar-processing enzyme-like isoform X2, whose amino-acid sequence MNHFILIASLLLLFLLNNFIVEARQIARSTTTGTRWVVLVAGSNYYENYRHQADVCHAYQILKNGGLKDENIIVFMYDDIAFNVQNPRPGIIINKPYGPDVYNGVPKDYTGENCTANNFLAVILGNRTALTGGSGKVVNSGPNDYIFIYYADHGSAAMPTGDDLYAKDLIEVLKKKHEAKSYKSMVFYLEACESGSMFDGLLTEDMNIYAVTASTPAESSYAMYCPGHYPSPEDDFETCLGDLFSISWIEDSEKHDLQKETLQQQHGVVRRRTLVDYLDFSSHVMQYGNKELSKEPIFTYIGTNPDNDNFTMKAEEFSSNPSAEIAHSSRLTRGAVSQRDAQLHYLWHRFNRSADGSSEKIEAQKQLQNEILSRQQVDQNIHQIIALVFGEENVSKMIESIRPAGQPLVDDWDCLKMLVRIYGEICGSLSVYGKKYTRAMANMCNAGINEKQMTLASNQACLK is encoded by the exons atgaatcatttcattctcattgcttcacttcttctccttttcttgttaaataattttattgttgaagCTCGACAAATTGCAAGAAGCACAACTACTGGAACCAGATGGGTAGTTCTAGTTGCTGGATccaattattatgaaaattatcgGCACCag GCCGATGTGTGTCACGCGTATCAAATTCTGAAAAATGGAGGATTAAAAGATGAAAACATAATTGTTTTCATGTATGATGATATCGCATTTAACGTTCAAAATCCAAGGCCTGGTATCATCATCAACAAGCCGTACGGCCCTGATGTTTATAATGGAGTCCCCaag GATTACACTGGTGAAAATTGTACTGCCAACAATTTTCTGGCGGTGATTCTCGGCAACAGAACTGCACTCACCGGGGGCAGTGGCAAGGTTGTAAATAGTGGTCCGAATgactatatttttatttattatgcagACCATGGAAGCGCTG CAATGCCTACTGGAGATGACCTCTACGCTAAAGATTTGATAGAGgtgttaaaaaagaaacacgAGGCTAAATCTTATAAAAGCATG GTATTTTACCTTGAGGCTTGTGAATCCGGAAGCATGTTTGATGGGCTTCTCACGGAAGACATGAACATATATGCAGTCACGGCTTCAACTCCCGCAGAGAGCAGCTACGCGATGTATTGTCCCGGGCATTATCCGAGTCCCGAGGATGATTTTGAAACTTGTTTGGGTGATCTCTTCAGTATTTCTTGGATTGAAGATAG TGAAAAACATGATTTACAGAAGGAAACACTACAGCAACAACATGGAGtg GTTCGGAGGAGGACATTGGTAGATTATTTAGACTTTAGCTCTCATGTAATGCAGTACGGAAACAAAGAGCTGAGCAAAGAGCCAATTTTTACGTATATTGGCACGAATCCTGATAACGACAACTTCACGATGAAGGCTGAAGAATTTTCTTCTAACCCATCAGCTGAAATTGCTCATTCGAGTCGTTTGACGAGGGGAGCTGTTAGTCAACGCGATGCTCAACTTCATTATCTTTGGCACAGG TTCAATAGATCGGCTGATGGGTCTAGTGAGAAGATCGAAGCTCAGAAGCAATTACAGAATGAGATTTTAAGCAGGCAGCAAGTGGATCAAAATATTCATCAAATCATAGCACTAGTTTTTGGGGAAGAAAATGTGTCGAAAATGATTGAGTCCATTCGACCAGCAGGCCAGCCTCTTGTAGACGACTGGGATTGCTTGAAAATGCTT gtgAGAATTTATGGGGAAATTTGTGGATCATTATCAGTATATGGAAAGAAGTACACAAGAGCAATGGCCAACATGTGCAATGCTGGAATCAATGAGAAGCAGATGACTTTGGCATCCAATCAAGcttgtttgaaataa